In the genome of Ananas comosus cultivar F153 linkage group 11, ASM154086v1, whole genome shotgun sequence, one region contains:
- the LOC109717439 gene encoding uncharacterized protein LOC109717439, which yields MQESVLSSRRAPPEDCAAAAAAAAEDDADEPKSRRSASFPGARISAAAAAAFFGLFFFLLLVLVFAARGAQPRPVFCGSPYDALTRSALLVRRLDGLASDFGSLGVPWCRSKQGKTVEWTTNDLLKGLEEFLPVYETRPIKNNMYGMGFDHSFGLWFMVRWLKPDLMIESGAFKGHSTWVLRQAVPEARIISLSPRHPEKYLKKGPAYVDKNCTYFAGKDFVDFGSVDWAKVMDKHGISDLSQVVVFFDDHQNELKRLKQALKAGFQNLIFEDNYDTGTGDHYSLRQICDQSYIRGGGHSCFIDSDEARIRSKRKKFWEKAVDIEELCGKGDAWWGVRGYVRDNFNHSNKAIPYEEHFENSRFLESVLDVYWELPPVAGPSLTHQTRYDPARAPNPIIEDGQYGLFQRLGLGRLETSVFNGYTQMLYVQISPSTS from the exons ATGCAGGAGAGCGTGTTGTCTTCTCGGCGCGCTCCGCCGGAGgactgcgccgccgccgccgccgccgccgccgaggacgaTGCCGACGAGCCCAAGTCGCGGAGGTCTGCCTCTTTCCCCGGCGCccggatctccgccgccgccgccgccgccttcttcGGTCTATTTTTCTTCCTACTCCTCGTCCTCGTCTTCGCCGCCCGGGGCGCCCAACCCCGGCCCGTTTTCTGCGGATCCCCCTACGACGCCCTCACCCGCTCCGCCCTCCTCGTCCGCCGCCTCGACGGCCTCGCCTCCGACTTCGGATCCCTCGGCGTCCCCTGGT GCAGATCGAAACAAGGGAAGACAGTAGAATGGACAACGAACGATCTGCTCAAGGGCTTGGAGGAATTTCTGCCGGTATACGAGACCCGGCCCATCAAGAACAATATGTATGGAATGGGCTTCGACCACAGCTTCGGGCTGTGGTTCATGGTCCGCTGGCTCAAGCCGGACCTCATGATAGAGAGTGGTGCTTTCAAAGGGCATTCTACATGGGTTTTACGACAGGCCGTGCCAGAGGCGAGGATCATATCCCTCTCCCCCCGTCATCCGGAGAAGTATCTGAAGAAGGGGCCCGCTTATGTTGATAAAAACTGCACTTATTTTGCTGGGAAGGATTTTGTTGATTTTGGGAGTGTTGATTGGGCAAAAGTTATGGACAAACATGGGATTTCTGATCTTAGTCAGGTGGTCGTATTCTTCGACGACCACCAAAATGAGTTGAAGAG ACTGAAGCAGGCATTAAAAGCTGGATTTCAGAACCTCATATTTGAGGATAACTATGACACTGGAACAGGAGACCATTATTCCTTACGACAGATATGTGATCAATCTTATATCAGAG GAGGTGGGCATAGCTGCTTTATAGATAGTGATGAAGCAAGAATAAGGTCGAAAAGGAAGAAGTTTTGGGAGAAGGCCGTGGACATAGAGGAACTATGTGGGAAGGGCGATGCATGGTGGGGCGTTAGGGGGTATGTGCGCGATAATTTTAATCATAGCAATAAGGCAATCCCCTACGAAGAACATTTTGAGAACAGCAGGTTTTTGGAGTCTGTATTGGATGTGTATTGGGAACTTCCTCCAGTTGCAGGCCCTTCCCTAACTCATCAGACCAGATATGATCCAGCCCGTGCGCCCAATCCCATCATTGAAGATGGACAGTATGGATTATTTCAAAGGCTCGGTCTGGGAAGATTGGAAACCTCTGTATTCAATGGTTATACACAGATGCTTTATGTTCAGATATCTCCCTCAACCTCCTAA
- the LOC109717438 gene encoding L-gulonolactone oxidase 3: MTLVLILGFLLLQFLLLLLSPPHAADSLPPASPIRCDENAGCVVSNAYGAWNDRRTECRAGSAVYPTTEAELLSAVAASRDSKAKVATAFSHTIPKLACPQPGGNSSNGSTTSSVLISTAQYRQALEFGPADRTVTATSGWGLREVIDAAEERGMSLAAAPYWEGVSVGGMVATGAHGSSWWGRGGAVHDAVDAVSVVVPAGCREGFAKVVRLRRGDPGFGAAVVSLGLLGVVSQVTFSLEPRFKRSITYRFQDNSSFEDEFTDLARSHEFADITWYPSQHTAVYRLDDRVPINTSGNGVNDFIGFQSNPILVSTAVRATEKALEKSKNIKGKCTVAKTEIAYKKLVGNGLKNEGIIFTGYPVVGYQGKMQTSGSCLHSSKADPLSMCAWDPRIKGLFFYETTAIFAASKFKDFILDVKKLRNLNPDNFCGVDIYNGFLIRFIKSSEAYLGQNEDSVVVDFNYYRADDPLTPRLNQDVWEEVEQMAFFKHGARPHWAKNRKVAFLGVQNKYPKMDKFITEKKRFDPTGIFDSVLSDEILFGKESEKYDGCALDGQCICSEDTHCSPSQGYLCKPGLVYQEAMVCRYTDSTVQ; the protein is encoded by the exons ATGACTCTAGTCCTAATACTCGGATTCCTATTGCTAcaatttcttcttctcctcctatCACCACCGCATGCAGCAGATTCGCTACCGCCGGCGTCGCCGATCCGCTGCGACGAGAACGCCGGCTGCGTGGTGTCGAACGCGTACGGCGCGTGGAACGACCGCCGGACCGAGTGCCGCGCGGGGTCGGCCGTCTACCCGACCACCGAGGCCGAACTCCTGTCGGCAGTCGCCGCCTCGCGCGACTCGAAAGCCAAAGTCGCCACCGCCTTCTCCCACACCATCCCCAAACTCGCCTGCCCGCAGCCCGGCGGCAACAGCAGCAACGGCAGCACTACTTCTTCGGTGCTGATCAGCACGGCCCAGTACAGGCAGGCGCTCGAGTTCGGCCCGGCCGATCGGACGGTGACGGCGACGTCGGGGTGGGGGCTGCGGGAGGTGATcgacgcggcggaggagagggggaTGAGCCTGGCGGCCGCGCCGTACTGGGAGGGGGTCAGCGTCGGGGGGATGGTGGCCACGGGGGCCCACGGCAGCTCCTGGTGGGGCCGGGGTGGCGCCGTGCACGACGCTGTCGACGCGGTCTCCGTCGTCGTCCCCGCGGGGTGCCGCGAGGGCTTCGCCAAGGTCGTCAGGCTCCGCCGCGGCGACCCCGGGTTCGGCGCCGCCGTGGTCTCCCTGGGGCTGCTTGGGGTCGTCTCCCAG GTGACATTCTCATTGGAACCAAGATTCAAAAGGAGCATAACCTACAGATTCCAAGACAACTCGAGCTTTGAAGACGAATTCACGGACCTCGCACGAAGCCACGAGTTCGCGGACATTACCTGGTATCCCTCACAGCACACGGCTGTGTACAGGTTAGACGATCGAGTCCCCATAAACACTTCTGGCAATGGAGTAAATGACTTCATAGGGTTTCAGTCCAATCCCATCTTAGTTTCCACAGCAGTGAGAGCTACAG AAAAGGCACTGGAGAAATCAAAGAACATAAAAGGAAAATGCACTGTGGCCAAAACGGAGATAGCATACAAGAAACTAGTGGGCAACGGATTAAAGAACGAAGGCATAATTTTCACAGGCTATCCAGTTGTCGGCTATCAAGGTAAGATGCAGACGTCCGGCTCATGCCTACACTCCTCAAAGGCAGACCCTTTAAGCATGTGTGCATGGGATCCAAGAATCAAGGGGCTATTCTTCTATGAGACCACTGCTATTTTCGCGGCATCAAAGTTTAAAGATTTCATTCTTGATGTGAAGAAGCTAAGGAACCTCAACCCAGATAATTTCTGCGGAGTGGACATCTATAATGGCTTCTTGATTCGATTCATTAAGAGCTCAGAAGCGTACCTTGGCCAAAATGAGGATTCCGTGGTTGTGGACTTCAACTACTATAGAGCAGATGACCCTTTAACCCCGAGGCTCAACCAGGATGTGTGGGAAGAGGTGGAACAGATGGCGTTCTTCAAACACGGGGCAAGGCCTCACTGGGCGAAGAACAGGAAGGTTGCCTTCTTGGGTGTGCAGAATAAGTATCCGAAAATGGACAAATTTATCACAGAGAAGAAGCGATTTGACCCAACTGGAATTTTCGACAGTGTGTTGTCTGATGAGATACTATTCGGGAAGGAATCAGAAAAGTACGACGGGTGTGCATTGGATGGTCAGTGCATTTGTTCTGAAGACACACATTGTAGTCCAAGTCAGGGGTATTTGTGCAAACCTGGACTTGTGTACCAAGAAGCTATGGTGTGTAGATATACTGATTCCACAGTTCAGTGA